The following proteins are encoded in a genomic region of Leifsonia psychrotolerans:
- a CDS encoding HNH endonuclease signature motif containing protein produces the protein MEKLTDQLRESAAAVAQLGDGVGAFHSLSDTDLLGAQGLIATLRRHADTYAVWAAGEIALRSKPEFGQRGLARRHGFGSAEVMIERTTGTTHADAVKLVSLGVMLADTADAAAAAAAAAAATAAALEASLEAKAAERAEQSASEPNDDGADPEATTTVHDHDHDHDHDHDHESATPPLVPSALSWLAEVSAALNASVLSADAAAAIRKGLGETGPGVPAEKLAAAALVLIEEARTLSADALWKRARVLRDQLDVAGIARREKTQYGERFFRLWKQADGMYRTSGLFAPEQGRQIEVIVEALIGPRRGGPRFVDPVAQAQAKALRSDPRTTDQITADGILTLLRLGTATDPHTVLLGRRPTVTVHVNATDLPTDPQSAAPQAAAPQAAADVRAAGPQSTAQQTNARQATSPRATLPQHSVFPTTTDLQTTDPQNTDPQHSIAVTPLHKPGHEVEHNPGGQPNLEPNEEQQTARPGGFGHIDGVSVSLDTVERHVCAGYVAVQFGRGDQPLNVGREQRFFSTAQRAALAARDDGCRWVDCDKPASWTEAHHIEHWVDDHGTTDLVVGILLCYFHHLLLHNNGWHIERRGTTYWLVPPEDIDSTRTPIQLRSINLLHPATPLAADAT, from the coding sequence ATGGAGAAACTCACCGATCAACTCAGGGAATCCGCTGCCGCGGTCGCCCAACTGGGTGATGGTGTTGGCGCGTTCCATAGCCTCTCCGACACTGATTTGCTTGGCGCGCAAGGCCTGATCGCGACGTTGCGACGGCATGCCGACACCTACGCGGTGTGGGCGGCGGGTGAGATTGCACTGCGCTCGAAGCCTGAGTTCGGCCAGCGGGGCTTAGCCCGGCGGCACGGGTTCGGGAGCGCCGAGGTCATGATCGAAAGGACCACCGGAACGACCCACGCCGACGCGGTGAAACTGGTCAGCCTGGGCGTGATGCTCGCCGATACCGCCGACGCCGCGGCCGCGGCCGCAGCCGCAGCTGCGGCGACGGCCGCCGCGCTCGAAGCCTCGTTGGAAGCCAAGGCGGCCGAGCGGGCGGAACAGTCCGCGTCTGAACCGAATGACGACGGAGCCGATCCCGAGGCCACCACCACCGTCCACGACCACGACCACGACCACGACCACGACCACGACCACGAGTCTGCGACTCCGCCGCTGGTGCCGAGCGCATTGTCCTGGCTGGCCGAGGTGTCGGCCGCCTTGAACGCGAGCGTTCTGTCAGCCGATGCTGCCGCGGCAATCCGCAAGGGCTTGGGCGAAACCGGTCCGGGCGTGCCAGCCGAGAAGCTTGCGGCCGCCGCGCTGGTTCTCATCGAAGAGGCGCGCACGCTCAGCGCCGACGCGCTCTGGAAGAGGGCTCGGGTGCTGCGCGATCAACTCGACGTCGCGGGTATCGCCCGCCGCGAGAAGACCCAATACGGCGAACGATTCTTCCGCCTCTGGAAGCAAGCCGACGGCATGTACCGCACCAGTGGACTGTTCGCGCCCGAACAAGGACGGCAGATCGAAGTGATCGTCGAAGCACTCATCGGCCCTCGCCGGGGCGGACCGCGTTTCGTCGACCCGGTCGCCCAGGCCCAAGCGAAAGCACTGAGGAGCGACCCGCGCACCACCGACCAGATCACCGCAGATGGCATCCTCACCCTGCTGCGCCTCGGCACCGCCACCGACCCGCACACTGTGCTCCTCGGCCGCCGTCCCACCGTCACCGTGCACGTCAACGCCACCGACCTACCCACCGATCCACAGTCTGCTGCTCCACAGGCCGCTGCTCCACAAGCCGCTGCCGATGTTCGCGCTGCCGGACCCCAGTCCACTGCCCAGCAGACCAATGCTCGCCAGGCCACCAGTCCTCGGGCCACCCTCCCGCAGCATTCCGTCTTTCCGACGACCACCGACCTGCAGACCACCGACCCACAGAACACAGACCCGCAGCACTCCATTGCAGTGACCCCGCTCCACAAACCCGGGCACGAAGTGGAACACAATCCGGGCGGCCAACCGAACCTCGAACCGAACGAAGAACAACAAACCGCGCGTCCGGGCGGGTTCGGGCACATCGACGGCGTTTCGGTTTCACTCGATACTGTCGAACGCCACGTCTGCGCTGGCTACGTGGCCGTGCAATTCGGCCGCGGTGACCAACCCCTCAACGTCGGACGCGAACAACGTTTCTTCAGCACCGCGCAACGCGCGGCTCTTGCCGCCCGCGACGACGGTTGCCGGTGGGTCGACTGCGACAAACCCGCCTCCTGGACCGAAGCCCACCACATCGAACACTGGGTCGACGACCATGGCACCACCGACCTCGTCGTCGGAATACTGCTCTGCTATTTCCACCATCTGCTGCTTCACAACAATGGCTGGCACATCGAACGCCGCGGCACCACCTATTGGCTCGTCCCACCCGAAGACATCGACTCGACACGCACCCCAATTCAACTCCGCAGCATCAATCTGCTCCACCCAGCCACACCCCTGGCGGCAGACGCCACGTGA
- a CDS encoding IS256 family transposase yields the protein MALDQSALLDLLAQLKLTDVTDRVRSATEMLYQELIDAEATAFIGAAPFERSTGRTALRNGSRPRTLTTTAGDLDLRIPKLRAGSFFPALLERRRRVDQALFAVVMEAYVHGVSTRKVDDLVKALGADTGISKSEVSRICAGLDEEVAQFRDRTLAAQDFPYVFLDATYCKARVGHRIVSQAIVVAVGVAADGRREVLGFDVGDSENEGFWTSFLRSLKARGLDGVKLVMSDAHTGLKKAIGTVFQGAGWQRCRVHFMRNVLAVVPKGSQDMVASIIRTIFAQPDAEHIHKQFGEVTTMLGRSHPKVAAMLTDAQPDLLAFAGFPRRHWRQIWSTNPLERVNKEIKRRTDVVSVFPNPAALLRLAGSVLIEQHDEWEAGERRYFSEASMLELATMTNPIETVNEAVILPELTAA from the coding sequence ATGGCTCTAGACCAGTCTGCCCTGCTCGACCTGCTCGCTCAACTCAAACTCACCGACGTCACCGACCGGGTCCGGTCGGCGACCGAGATGCTCTACCAAGAACTCATCGATGCGGAGGCGACCGCGTTCATCGGCGCCGCCCCGTTCGAACGCAGCACGGGCCGCACGGCCCTCCGCAACGGCAGCCGTCCCCGAACGCTGACGACGACGGCCGGGGACCTCGATCTGCGAATCCCGAAGCTGCGTGCTGGGTCGTTCTTCCCGGCCTTGTTGGAGCGGCGCCGGCGGGTGGACCAGGCGCTGTTCGCGGTCGTGATGGAGGCCTACGTCCACGGCGTCTCGACCCGGAAGGTCGATGACTTGGTCAAAGCCCTCGGCGCCGACACCGGCATCTCCAAGTCGGAAGTGTCGCGGATCTGCGCGGGCCTGGACGAGGAAGTTGCGCAGTTCCGTGACCGCACCCTCGCCGCCCAGGACTTCCCGTATGTGTTCCTCGACGCCACCTACTGCAAGGCCCGCGTCGGGCACCGGATCGTGTCCCAGGCGATCGTCGTCGCGGTCGGCGTTGCCGCCGATGGGCGCCGGGAAGTGCTCGGCTTCGACGTCGGCGACAGCGAGAACGAGGGCTTCTGGACCAGCTTCCTCCGCTCGTTGAAGGCGCGCGGCTTGGACGGGGTGAAGTTGGTCATGTCTGACGCGCACACCGGACTGAAGAAGGCCATCGGCACCGTGTTCCAGGGCGCCGGCTGGCAGCGCTGCCGGGTGCACTTCATGCGCAACGTCCTCGCCGTGGTGCCGAAAGGCTCCCAGGACATGGTCGCGTCGATCATCCGCACGATCTTCGCCCAGCCCGACGCGGAGCACATCCACAAGCAGTTCGGCGAGGTCACCACCATGCTGGGCCGCTCGCACCCGAAGGTCGCCGCCATGCTCACCGACGCCCAACCTGACCTGCTCGCTTTCGCCGGGTTCCCGCGCCGGCACTGGCGGCAGATCTGGTCGACGAACCCGTTGGAACGGGTGAACAAGGAGATTAAGCGCCGCACCGATGTTGTCAGCGTCTTCCCGAACCCCGCGGCGTTGCTGCGCCTGGCCGGGTCTGTTCTGATCGAGCAGCACGACGAGTGGGAGGCCGGCGAACGCCGCTACTTCTCCGAGGCGTCCATGCTCGAGCTGGCCACCATGACCAACCCGATCGAGACCGTCAATGAGGCGGTGATCCTCCCCGAACTCACCGCCGCCTAA
- a CDS encoding IS3 family transposase (programmed frameshift), with protein sequence MPKKHPTEVRERAVRMTLDRLKDYPSMWAACRDLAPKLNIGAETLRKWVTQAQADAGERTGPTSEELEEIKRLKRENRDLRETNDILKAAGVFLREGARPSQPSIVAFILGMKANGHGVELTCGVLREQGVAVTSRSYRAWKTRAAAARTRNDAALIDIFKTLRVRDAKGRQQPEVLYGRRKMTAWLARSGFSDVSKHTVDRLMRLEGMNGLVRGRKPRTSTSSGKDSARAPDLLKRNFTAPRPNHSWVTDFTYVPTWGGFVYIAFAIDLFSRAIVGWQASTVKDTPFVEECLKMALWRRDHAGHAVKPGMIHHSDAGSQYTSIRFTETVVLEGLVASIGSVGDAYDNAAAETVMGLYKNEAIAKNSPFMTGPLKTLADVEAVTFDWLDWYNNRRLHSSLGNMPPEEYERNYYAETNGPLNDEAANKTAA encoded by the exons ATGCCCAAGAAACACCCAACAGAGGTTCGCGAGCGAGCGGTTCGTATGACCCTTGATCGTTTGAAGGATTACCCGTCGATGTGGGCTGCGTGCCGAGACCTGGCACCGAAGCTGAACATCGGCGCGGAGACGTTGCGGAAGTGGGTCACCCAGGCGCAGGCCGACGCCGGCGAACGGACCGGCCCCACGAGCGAGGAGCTTGAGGAGATTAAACGTCTCAAGCGGGAGAACCGGGATCTGAGGGAAACGAACGACATCCTCAAAGCGGCGG GCGTCTTTCTTCGCGAGGGAGCTCGACCCTCGCAACCGTCCATAGTTGCTTTCATCCTGGGGATGAAGGCGAACGGCCATGGAGTCGAGTTGACGTGTGGCGTCCTGCGCGAGCAGGGCGTCGCCGTTACTTCACGGTCGTATCGTGCGTGGAAGACCCGCGCTGCCGCCGCACGAACCCGGAATGATGCCGCCCTCATCGACATCTTCAAGACGCTGCGGGTGAGGGATGCGAAGGGCCGGCAGCAGCCCGAGGTTCTCTACGGGCGGCGGAAGATGACGGCGTGGCTGGCCCGCAGCGGGTTCTCGGACGTGTCCAAGCACACCGTCGACCGGTTGATGCGTCTGGAGGGCATGAACGGCCTCGTCCGCGGGCGCAAGCCCCGCACATCGACGTCGTCTGGGAAGGACTCGGCTCGGGCTCCTGACCTCCTCAAACGCAACTTCACTGCGCCCCGCCCGAACCATAGCTGGGTGACGGACTTCACCTACGTGCCGACGTGGGGCGGTTTCGTTTATATTGCCTTCGCGATCGACCTGTTTTCGCGGGCGATCGTTGGCTGGCAAGCCTCGACGGTGAAGGACACCCCATTCGTCGAGGAGTGTTTGAAGATGGCGCTCTGGCGCCGCGACCACGCCGGTCACGCGGTGAAACCGGGAATGATTCATCACTCCGACGCCGGGTCGCAATACACGTCGATTCGGTTCACCGAGACCGTCGTCCTCGAAGGTCTCGTGGCCTCGATCGGGAGCGTCGGCGACGCCTACGACAACGCGGCCGCCGAGACCGTCATGGGGCTCTACAAGAACGAGGCCATCGCAAAGAACTCACCGTTCATGACGGGCCCGTTGAAGACCCTCGCCGATGTTGAAGCAGTCACCTTCGACTGGCTCGATTGGTACAACAATCGGCGCCTGCACAGCTCGCTTGGGAACATGCCGCCCGAGGAATACGAGCGCAACTACTACGCTGAAACAAACGGCCCGTTAAACGACGAAGCCGCCAACAAAACGGCGGCATGA
- a CDS encoding recombinase family protein, whose amino-acid sequence MAGQTVGYIRVSTLDQSTIRQLDGEHLDRIFSDKASGKDQERPELEALIDFVRDGDTVMVHSMDRLARNLDDLRAIVRRLTDQKVQVRFVKENLTFTGDDTAMATFMLSVMGAFAEFERALIRERQREGISLAKKAGVYKGRGKALNAERTAELIRRAAAGDAKAALARDFGISRQTVYQYLRAGRTR is encoded by the coding sequence GTGGCTGGTCAAACTGTCGGTTACATCCGCGTGAGTACATTGGATCAGAGCACGATCCGCCAACTCGATGGCGAACACCTCGACCGTATTTTCAGCGACAAGGCCTCAGGTAAAGACCAGGAACGTCCCGAGCTGGAAGCGCTAATCGATTTCGTTCGGGACGGAGACACCGTGATGGTGCATTCGATGGATCGCCTCGCCCGGAACCTCGACGACCTCCGCGCTATCGTCCGCCGGCTCACAGATCAGAAGGTGCAGGTGCGTTTCGTGAAGGAGAACCTGACCTTCACCGGAGACGACACGGCGATGGCCACGTTCATGCTGTCCGTGATGGGAGCATTCGCCGAGTTCGAACGGGCGCTCATCCGGGAACGGCAACGAGAAGGTATCTCCCTCGCCAAAAAGGCAGGCGTATATAAGGGGAGAGGAAAGGCGCTGAACGCCGAGAGGACGGCCGAACTCATTCGGCGTGCTGCCGCCGGTGATGCGAAAGCGGCACTTGCCCGCGACTTCGGCATCAGCCGCCAAACCGTCTACCAATACCTTCGAGCCGGACGAACCCGATGA
- a CDS encoding IS1380 family transposase, giving the protein MQLSHTSAAVSASFDETNLVSTAGLVPAMALAVKTGLGNLADTHLTLPGYFGANAGLKVTALVAGMVAGADCIDDMALLRHGGMKKLFTGAYAPSTLGSFLRAFTFGHIRQLDAVASRWLRRLAETAPIAAGVDEYALVDIDDTIKEVHGYQKQGSGYGYSGVRGLNALLGILSTETSAPIIVGSRLRKGAANSVRGAGKFVADLLANVTRLRGNGATGTVLLRADSAFYAHTVVAAAGRAGAKVSITARMDPAVKKAIGTIGEGAWTSIEYTDAIRDEQTGTWVSSAEVAEVPFIAFGSKKKADRIEGRLVVRRIPELNKKDLSQPTLFDTHRFHAFFTTSTLDTVTADKTHRAHAIIEQVNADLKDSALAHLPSGKFAANAAWLILACIAFNLARAIGALTGTDLGKARSGTIRRKLISVPARISTSARRLVLHLPKDWPWEKHWTAAFAAACGPPGPASI; this is encoded by the coding sequence ATGCAACTTTCTCACACCTCCGCGGCGGTTTCAGCATCCTTCGACGAAACGAATCTCGTGTCGACGGCAGGGCTCGTCCCGGCGATGGCGTTGGCCGTGAAAACAGGGCTCGGCAACCTGGCCGATACGCACCTCACCTTGCCGGGGTACTTCGGCGCGAACGCGGGGTTGAAGGTCACTGCGCTGGTGGCCGGGATGGTCGCCGGCGCCGACTGCATCGACGATATGGCGTTGCTTCGTCACGGTGGAATGAAGAAACTCTTCACTGGCGCCTACGCGCCCTCGACCCTGGGGTCGTTTCTGCGCGCATTCACGTTCGGGCACATCCGGCAGCTGGATGCTGTCGCGTCCCGTTGGCTGCGCCGCCTGGCCGAGACGGCCCCGATCGCGGCCGGCGTTGACGAGTACGCGCTCGTCGACATCGACGACACCATCAAGGAAGTCCACGGCTACCAGAAGCAGGGCTCCGGTTACGGCTACTCCGGAGTGCGCGGCCTGAACGCCCTGCTGGGCATCCTCAGCACCGAAACCAGTGCGCCGATCATCGTCGGCTCACGGCTGCGCAAGGGCGCCGCGAACTCGGTGCGCGGCGCCGGGAAATTCGTCGCCGACCTCCTCGCGAACGTGACCCGGCTCCGCGGAAACGGCGCCACCGGGACGGTGCTGCTGCGGGCGGACTCGGCGTTCTACGCCCACACCGTCGTGGCCGCCGCCGGGCGGGCAGGCGCGAAAGTCTCGATCACGGCCCGGATGGATCCGGCGGTGAAGAAAGCGATCGGCACGATCGGCGAGGGCGCCTGGACGAGCATCGAGTACACCGACGCGATCCGCGACGAACAGACCGGAACCTGGGTGTCGTCCGCGGAAGTCGCCGAAGTACCATTTATCGCGTTCGGTTCGAAGAAGAAAGCGGACCGCATCGAGGGACGACTGGTCGTGCGGCGCATCCCCGAACTGAACAAGAAAGACCTCTCGCAGCCGACCCTGTTTGACACGCACCGTTTCCACGCGTTCTTCACCACCAGCACCCTGGACACCGTCACCGCCGACAAAACCCATCGCGCTCACGCGATCATCGAACAAGTCAACGCAGATCTGAAAGACTCCGCGCTGGCACACCTGCCCTCGGGAAAGTTCGCCGCAAACGCCGCCTGGCTGATCCTGGCCTGCATCGCTTTCAATCTCGCCCGCGCCATTGGTGCTCTCACCGGCACCGATCTCGGGAAAGCGCGCAGCGGCACGATCCGCCGCAAACTCATCAGCGTTCCCGCCCGAATCTCAACCTCGGCCCGCCGACTCGTTCTACACCTGCCGAAGGACTGGCCCTGGGAGAAACACTGGACCGCCGCATTCGCGGCAGCCTGCGGACCGCCCGGACCCGCATCCATCTGA
- the istA gene encoding IS21 family transposase — MVRKIKAKQILQLRNQGLSRRAIESAQGMSRHSIRAVLDAAERLGLDWDDVAELSEAAVYSTLFPGRGVHESVFAQPDWARVHTELARVGVTLKLLHQEYVDASSTAQATMSYDRFCRLYGEHAAVSGATSRVGHKAGRSIEVDWSGPTMQLLDPTSGEMSKVYLFVACLPFSRYAFVEATLDMRQESWLRAHTAMFAFYGGSVPRLVPDNLKTGVISHPKEGEVVLNDAYREMAVHYSAAVLPGRVRHPRDKSSTENTVAHVATWVIAGLRKETFTSLAQLRLRIREQMDAYNREPFQKRVGSRLSVFTTEEKPLLQALPAAAFEISTWSYKRKVNANAHVVWAKNFYSVPFSHIGALVDLRVTETMLEVYRRDERLASHLLLPASTTNQYRTNEADLPEGRSFQAWDRTRIEEWAARIGPATVTVTAKIFETVFIDEAGFDAALAVLKLSRRFPPARVEAACALALRGPVRSPRYAHLRPILDTGQDKTGQVPQPEPDDGGYVRGSAYYAGGNR; from the coding sequence ATGGTACGGAAGATCAAAGCGAAGCAGATCCTGCAGCTGCGTAATCAGGGCTTGTCGCGACGGGCGATCGAGTCCGCCCAGGGGATGTCCCGGCACAGCATTCGAGCTGTGCTCGATGCAGCAGAGCGGCTCGGGCTCGACTGGGACGACGTCGCCGAGTTGTCGGAGGCCGCGGTGTATTCGACGTTGTTCCCCGGCCGCGGCGTCCACGAGAGCGTGTTCGCGCAGCCGGACTGGGCGCGGGTGCATACGGAGTTGGCCAGGGTCGGGGTGACGTTGAAGCTGTTGCACCAGGAGTATGTCGACGCTTCGTCGACGGCGCAGGCGACGATGAGCTACGACCGCTTCTGCCGCCTCTATGGCGAGCACGCCGCTGTCTCGGGGGCGACGTCGCGGGTTGGCCACAAAGCCGGCCGCAGCATCGAGGTCGACTGGTCCGGGCCCACGATGCAGCTGCTCGATCCGACGTCGGGTGAGATGTCGAAGGTGTATTTGTTCGTCGCCTGCCTACCGTTCAGCCGCTATGCGTTCGTGGAAGCCACCCTGGATATGCGGCAAGAGTCGTGGCTGCGCGCCCACACTGCGATGTTCGCGTTCTACGGCGGCAGCGTCCCACGCCTGGTGCCCGACAACTTGAAGACAGGGGTGATCTCCCACCCAAAGGAAGGGGAGGTCGTTTTGAACGATGCCTACCGGGAGATGGCGGTGCACTACTCGGCCGCGGTGCTCCCCGGCAGAGTTCGGCACCCGCGCGACAAAAGTAGCACTGAGAACACGGTGGCCCATGTCGCGACCTGGGTCATCGCCGGCTTGAGGAAGGAGACGTTCACCTCGCTGGCGCAGTTGCGCCTGCGAATCCGGGAACAGATGGATGCCTATAACCGGGAGCCGTTCCAGAAACGTGTCGGGTCCCGCCTCAGCGTGTTCACCACCGAGGAGAAACCTCTGCTGCAGGCACTGCCGGCGGCGGCGTTCGAGATCAGCACGTGGTCCTATAAACGAAAGGTCAACGCCAACGCGCACGTGGTCTGGGCTAAGAATTTCTACTCCGTCCCCTTCAGCCACATCGGCGCGCTGGTGGACCTTCGTGTCACCGAGACGATGCTGGAGGTCTATCGGCGCGATGAGCGTCTGGCCAGCCATTTGCTGTTGCCGGCCAGCACGACGAACCAGTACCGGACGAACGAGGCGGACTTGCCCGAGGGCCGCAGCTTCCAGGCCTGGGACCGAACCCGGATCGAGGAATGGGCCGCGCGGATCGGGCCGGCAACCGTCACGGTGACGGCCAAGATCTTCGAAACCGTCTTCATCGACGAGGCTGGCTTCGACGCCGCGCTGGCCGTGCTGAAACTGTCGCGCCGGTTCCCTCCGGCCCGGGTCGAGGCCGCCTGCGCACTCGCGCTGCGGGGGCCGGTCCGCTCCCCGCGCTATGCGCATTTGCGGCCGATCCTCGACACCGGGCAAGACAAAACCGGACAAGTTCCGCAACCGGAACCGGACGATGGCGGTTATGTTCGTGGCAGCGCTTACTACGCCGGAGGGAACCGTTGA
- a CDS encoding peptidoglycan-binding protein has translation MTTVNVGPGQEVTEGSVLYTVNLRPVVIAQGIVPAFQSLSRGSSGTDVTQLQTMLANLGFYRYDVDGKFDWVTQQAVEAWQESLGLKDDGNVRTADIIYVPSLPTRVSLDADKVKRGATLGGGEDVVRGLPSSPTFTVPVTATQAGLIPVGTRVEITGPDGQIWDGFVVEQVPSTKDDSVTLTLGGTDGKSICGEDCASIPVSDQALLRSRVVTVENVAGLTVPSAALLSKADGTLAVIDNENVEHPVTVITSARGISVIEGISQGMRVRVPAK, from the coding sequence GTGACGACTGTGAACGTGGGGCCCGGTCAAGAGGTGACAGAGGGTTCAGTGCTCTACACAGTGAACCTTCGGCCCGTGGTAATCGCACAGGGAATCGTCCCCGCGTTCCAATCCCTTTCGCGCGGATCCTCGGGCACCGACGTCACTCAGCTACAGACCATGCTCGCGAACTTAGGTTTCTACCGCTACGACGTCGACGGAAAGTTCGATTGGGTTACACAGCAAGCCGTAGAGGCTTGGCAGGAGAGCTTGGGGCTCAAAGACGATGGCAATGTTCGGACGGCCGACATCATCTATGTCCCGTCACTTCCCACCCGAGTGTCGCTTGATGCCGACAAGGTTAAGCGGGGGGCGACGCTCGGAGGTGGCGAGGATGTCGTGCGCGGACTCCCCTCGTCTCCCACATTTACCGTCCCAGTCACAGCGACCCAGGCCGGCCTAATACCTGTTGGCACACGGGTTGAGATTACTGGCCCCGATGGACAAATCTGGGATGGCTTCGTTGTCGAGCAGGTTCCAAGTACGAAGGACGACAGCGTGACCTTGACCCTCGGGGGCACGGACGGAAAGTCCATTTGTGGCGAAGATTGTGCGTCGATCCCGGTTTCCGACCAGGCACTGCTTCGATCCCGCGTCGTGACCGTCGAGAACGTTGCCGGTCTTACGGTCCCTAGCGCGGCCCTCCTTAGCAAGGCAGACGGCACTTTGGCCGTCATTGACAATGAAAACGTCGAGCACCCGGTGACCGTGATCACGAGTGCTCGTGGCATCTCTGTTATCGAAGGTATCTCGCAGGGAATGCGCGTCCGGGTACCAGCAAAATGA
- a CDS encoding ABC transporter ATP-binding protein → MLEAKELSFGYDSARPLLDRWNARFDAGEVVAVTGPSGRGKSTLLYLLGLMLKPQSGTVLVAGENASGLSDGRRAHLRASTFGFVFQDAALDATRTVLDNVIETALYRGEPRGSSIRRAQDLMSQFGVGLRAQAKPGQVSGGQAQRIALCRALLNDPRVLLADEPTGNLDPASASIVVDAFHAQAASGAAVIVVTHDPTLVARCDRKIEL, encoded by the coding sequence GTGCTTGAGGCCAAGGAGCTTAGCTTCGGCTACGATTCGGCCCGACCTCTCCTCGACCGATGGAACGCTCGTTTCGACGCCGGTGAGGTTGTCGCCGTAACCGGTCCTTCCGGTCGGGGAAAGTCGACGCTTCTTTACCTCCTCGGTCTCATGCTCAAACCGCAGTCTGGAACCGTGCTCGTGGCCGGCGAGAATGCGTCGGGCCTCAGCGACGGACGTCGTGCGCACCTCCGTGCAAGCACTTTCGGATTTGTGTTTCAGGATGCGGCGCTGGATGCCACGCGCACCGTGCTCGACAATGTCATTGAAACTGCTCTCTACCGCGGCGAGCCCCGCGGTTCATCCATTCGACGTGCGCAGGATCTCATGTCCCAATTTGGAGTCGGCCTCCGCGCTCAAGCCAAGCCGGGGCAGGTTTCTGGAGGCCAGGCGCAACGCATCGCCCTGTGTCGCGCGCTGCTCAACGATCCCAGGGTGCTCCTTGCCGACGAGCCGACGGGCAACCTCGACCCCGCCTCTGCGTCCATTGTTGTGGACGCGTTCCATGCGCAGGCCGCGTCTGGCGCTGCAGTCATCGTCGTCACGCACGATCCGACGCTCGTCGCTCGGTGCGACAGAAAGATCGAGCTGTGA
- a CDS encoding FtsX-like permease family protein has translation MRESLATARAQPVASLVSVIMVAGMCATVLLTTGRTVGAEQSVVGSIDSAGTRSIVIRADPGAGLTAGVLDRIANLEGVEWAGAFGGALDVTNALVPDGTKVPVRLAWSSGLSELGVPAKQVIVNDTAWASPIALEQLGMPDKIGGLTSSAGASYAVAGEIRTPDYLAMLEPLVIVPQTRDTNADQTVSVLVVIANRPDLVAPVAQAVQSVLAVDDPTKVKITTSEELATLRALVQGQLGSFGRNLVIVVFALTAVLVAAILYGLVMLRRKDFGRRRALGASRGLIIALLLVQMAVLSIVGTAVGTGLAIASLRLTGDPLPGPAFLSALAVLAVAVGLLAALVPAIAASRRDPLKELRVP, from the coding sequence GTGCGCGAGTCTCTGGCCACTGCACGAGCCCAGCCTGTGGCATCCCTCGTCAGTGTCATCATGGTCGCGGGGATGTGCGCGACCGTGCTGCTCACGACGGGGCGAACGGTGGGGGCTGAACAATCAGTGGTGGGGTCGATCGACTCGGCCGGGACGCGCTCGATCGTGATCCGCGCCGATCCCGGTGCAGGGTTAACCGCCGGAGTGCTTGATCGGATTGCAAATCTCGAAGGCGTGGAGTGGGCTGGCGCCTTCGGCGGCGCGCTCGACGTTACCAACGCCCTCGTTCCTGACGGCACCAAGGTTCCTGTTCGGCTCGCCTGGAGTTCGGGCCTGAGCGAATTGGGTGTGCCCGCGAAGCAAGTTATTGTGAACGATACTGCTTGGGCATCTCCCATTGCGTTGGAACAGCTTGGGATGCCCGATAAAATCGGCGGCCTCACATCTTCTGCGGGGGCCAGCTACGCGGTAGCGGGCGAGATCCGCACGCCGGACTACCTAGCGATGCTCGAACCCCTCGTGATAGTGCCTCAGACCCGGGATACCAATGCGGACCAGACCGTCAGTGTGCTCGTTGTCATCGCCAACCGCCCCGATCTTGTCGCACCCGTCGCTCAGGCGGTCCAGTCAGTGCTGGCGGTCGACGACCCCACAAAAGTCAAGATCACCACGAGCGAGGAGCTCGCGACTCTTCGCGCTCTCGTGCAAGGTCAACTCGGCAGCTTCGGACGTAACTTGGTCATCGTGGTCTTCGCACTCACCGCCGTTCTTGTCGCGGCCATCCTCTACGGACTCGTGATGTTGCGCCGCAAAGACTTTGGCCGCCGCCGTGCCCTCGGTGCCTCGCGGGGGCTCATCATTGCGCTCTTGCTCGTTCAGATGGCGGTACTGAGCATTGTCGGAACGGCGGTCGGTACGGGTCTGGCCATCGCGAGCCTTCGCCTGACCGGTGATCCGTTGCCCGGTCCAGCTTTCCTGAGTGCCCTAGCAGTGCTTGCCGTGGCAGTCGGGTTGCTTGCCGCTCTAGTTCCAGCGATAGCTGCGTCGAGACGGGATCCACTCAAAGAGCTTCGAGTCCCTTGA